The following coding sequences are from one Mesorhizobium onobrychidis window:
- a CDS encoding DUF3592 domain-containing protein, producing MTSSGSGSGRRGSTETRSFPAITFEYKVGGKTFRSSRYSVQENVGNFAVPETLARFPKGADVTVFYDPSDPAKAVIERNLPDGALKFMVQLSAGLLIGAVVLVFSIGGVLEAIRPHLPKPQNLGAEALLLVMGLFTLRMRFAHKSLAEQAARWPVTTGRIDASGLQKFQIRDRLKGGGYRPWRTVFKSRVVYSYSVAGQRYAADRVAFGSNLTASLPSLVSGQSQRYLQGDKVEVHYDPANPAAAVLECRVRGLWVLWASASAFLVGPHCSSGYSRRFSLLTSSTAQRTRFGGFSRSASGALARCR from the coding sequence GTGACCAGTTCGGGATCCGGCTCGGGACGCAGAGGTTCAACCGAGACTCGAAGCTTCCCGGCGATCACCTTCGAGTACAAGGTGGGCGGGAAAACGTTCCGCAGTTCGCGCTACAGCGTGCAGGAGAATGTCGGAAACTTCGCCGTTCCCGAAACCCTTGCGCGGTTTCCCAAGGGAGCCGACGTAACCGTTTTCTATGACCCTTCCGATCCGGCCAAGGCCGTGATCGAGCGCAACCTGCCCGATGGCGCCCTCAAGTTCATGGTCCAGCTTTCGGCGGGGCTGTTGATTGGCGCCGTTGTGTTGGTCTTCTCCATCGGCGGCGTCCTGGAGGCGATCAGGCCGCATTTGCCCAAGCCGCAGAACCTCGGCGCGGAGGCCCTGCTGCTTGTGATGGGGCTATTTACCTTGCGCATGCGCTTTGCCCACAAGTCGCTAGCGGAACAGGCGGCCAGATGGCCTGTCACCACGGGACGCATCGACGCATCGGGCCTGCAGAAATTCCAGATCCGCGACAGGTTGAAGGGCGGTGGGTACCGGCCTTGGCGAACGGTCTTCAAATCCCGCGTCGTCTATAGCTATAGCGTCGCCGGCCAGCGCTATGCCGCCGACCGCGTCGCTTTCGGCTCGAATCTGACGGCCTCGCTGCCAAGCCTCGTCAGCGGTCAATCGCAGCGCTACCTCCAGGGCGACAAGGTCGAGGTCCACTACGATCCCGCCAATCCCGCTGCGGCCGTTCTCGAATGCAGGGTGCGAGGACTTTGGGTCCTGTGGGCCTCCGCCTCTGCCTTCCTTGTCGGGCCGCACTGCTCGTCGGGGTATTCTAGGAGATTTTCTCTCCTAACTTCGTCGACTGCTCAGAGGACGCGGTTCGGGGGATTTAGCCGTAGTGCCAGTGGGGCTTTGGCTCGGTGCCGATGA
- a CDS encoding PilZ domain-containing protein produces MAEDEHRDKRRQRVFKGATILTGMTRSEVTCTVRNMHDGGAELKVSIDARVPDEFLLYVPTDGIAYKAVVRWRREDRIGIMFIGTEPKPHWHYG; encoded by the coding sequence ATGGCTGAAGACGAACACCGGGACAAACGCAGGCAGCGCGTCTTCAAGGGCGCGACGATCCTGACCGGCATGACCAGGTCCGAGGTCACGTGCACGGTGCGCAACATGCATGACGGCGGCGCCGAACTGAAGGTCTCGATCGATGCTCGCGTGCCCGACGAATTCCTGCTCTATGTGCCGACCGACGGCATCGCCTACAAGGCAGTGGTCCGCTGGCGCCGCGAGGACCGCATCGGCATCATGTTCATCGGCACCGAGCCAAAGCCCCACTGGCACTACGGCTAA
- a CDS encoding BA14K family protein, with the protein MKPLFLTTIRSGMLALGLVSGLSAPSMAGPIQPDVPLPTAAAAREIVPVRDGWAGGNNNVWMRGRNFSGARNWNRGNWNRGNWNRGNWNGGRHWRQNRGRYYGGGNYGRYYGGGYYGRYYDDDDGAAALLGLGLGFGLGSLYQGYYNQGYYNRGYYNNGYYSSAHVRWCYNRYRSYRTWDNTFQPYNGPRQQCWSPYR; encoded by the coding sequence ATGAAACCGCTCTTTTTGACTACCATTCGATCGGGCATGTTGGCCTTGGGTCTTGTTTCCGGCCTCTCGGCGCCTTCCATGGCCGGGCCCATTCAGCCTGACGTCCCGCTCCCAACTGCTGCCGCGGCACGCGAAATCGTGCCGGTGCGCGATGGCTGGGCTGGCGGCAATAATAACGTCTGGATGCGTGGCCGTAATTTCTCAGGAGCCAGGAACTGGAACCGTGGCAATTGGAACCGTGGCAACTGGAACCGTGGCAACTGGAACGGTGGGCGGCACTGGCGCCAGAATCGTGGCCGGTACTACGGTGGCGGCAATTACGGCCGTTACTACGGTGGCGGCTATTACGGCCGTTACTACGACGACGACGACGGCGCCGCCGCGCTTCTCGGTTTGGGCCTTGGGTTCGGCCTTGGCAGCCTGTACCAGGGCTACTACAACCAGGGCTACTACAACCGGGGCTACTACAACAACGGTTACTATTCGAGCGCCCATGTCCGCTGGTGCTACAATCGTTACCGGTCGTATCGCACCTGGGACAACACGTTCCAACCCTATAACGGCCCGCGCCAGCAATGCTGGTCGCCCTATCGCTGA
- a CDS encoding endonuclease/exonuclease/phosphatase family protein codes for MSLRLATFNVENLMNRFDFSGYRNQLNEDRTLALFDIQSEAEYKMLEQAREIALSDDTRQLTALAIAATRADIICMQEVDNIEALKAFEYGYLFKMVGHGYRQKYTTAGNDSRGIDVAVMMRNETAQGHPIEFVRMTSHAYVTFEQFGLYTPELAALGHQANQRIFRRDCLEIDLTVGGVPLTLYLVHFKSMGSPRNGLDGRQATMPLRIAEAQAVRRIIEERFGGDHAADKSWAICGDMNDYRQRVKISGDAFDGYRFEVIDESQSCLSVLTAGGFCENAVERRPEMDRWTLYHTRGPQERHLCQLDYILLSKALAAKNATAVPDIIRNGQPWRTIFPAGQEVDRFPRAGWDRPKASDHCPVAITLEIA; via the coding sequence ATGTCCCTGCGCCTCGCCACCTTCAATGTCGAAAACCTGATGAACAGGTTCGATTTTTCCGGATACCGCAACCAGCTCAACGAAGATCGCACGCTGGCGCTTTTCGACATCCAGAGCGAGGCCGAGTACAAAATGCTGGAACAGGCGCGGGAGATCGCGCTATCCGACGATACGCGCCAGCTGACGGCACTGGCCATCGCAGCCACCCGCGCCGACATCATCTGCATGCAGGAGGTCGACAATATCGAGGCGCTGAAGGCTTTCGAATATGGCTATCTGTTCAAGATGGTTGGGCATGGCTACCGCCAGAAATACACCACCGCCGGCAATGATTCGCGCGGCATCGACGTCGCCGTGATGATGCGCAACGAGACCGCGCAGGGCCACCCGATCGAATTCGTGCGCATGACAAGCCACGCCTATGTCACGTTCGAGCAGTTCGGCTTGTACACGCCGGAACTGGCAGCGTTAGGGCATCAGGCCAACCAGCGCATCTTCCGGCGCGACTGCCTGGAAATCGACCTGACCGTCGGTGGCGTGCCGCTGACGCTGTATCTGGTGCACTTCAAGTCGATGGGCTCGCCCCGCAACGGTCTCGACGGGCGCCAGGCGACAATGCCGCTGCGCATCGCCGAGGCGCAAGCGGTGCGCCGGATCATCGAGGAGCGTTTCGGTGGGGATCATGCCGCCGACAAAAGCTGGGCGATCTGCGGCGACATGAATGACTATCGGCAGCGCGTGAAGATATCCGGCGACGCCTTTGACGGCTACCGCTTCGAGGTGATCGATGAGAGCCAGTCCTGCCTCAGCGTGCTCACCGCCGGCGGCTTTTGCGAGAATGCGGTCGAGCGGCGCCCGGAGATGGACCGTTGGACCTTATACCATACGCGCGGACCGCAAGAGCGGCATCTGTGCCAGCTCGACTACATCCTGTTGTCGAAGGCACTGGCAGCCAAGAATGCGACCGCCGTTCCCGACATCATCCGCAACGGCCAGCCCTGGCGCACGATCTTTCCGGCGGGCCAGGAGGTGGACCGCTTTCCGCGTGCCGGCTGGGACCGGCCGAAGGCGTCGGATCATTGTCCGGTGGCGATCACCCTGGAAATAGCCTGA
- a CDS encoding ABC transporter permease, whose translation MIWETVRLSLLSVRRNVLRSFLTLLGIVIGVAAVIAMLTIGSGTTEKVKADISKLGSNLLVVRPGRPAGPGGPGGLDQATRPLGSKELAALVAHLSGARAISPASQKQVRVIFGTESLTSGVTGTDSAYLDARDWKLVSGRPFSDSEIRSGTGVCLIGETVRQQFFGAGDPEGEIIRVNRTSCKIIGLLEPKGYTGFGQDQDNVVLMPLAAYQRRIAGNRDIDSIYVAADDRTSTTELLPRVEDILRDTRRITPDREDDFSIRDMTQIADAMASATTTMTGMLGAVAGVSLLVGGIGIMNIMLVSVTERTREIGIRLAIGAHERHILIQFLVEATVLSLLGGIIGILIGLALAGLASLTLAIPFAPSPAVILLAVGFSALIGMVFGFFPALRGARLDPIDALRHE comes from the coding sequence GTGATCTGGGAAACCGTCCGCCTCTCGCTGCTTTCGGTCCGCCGCAACGTGCTGCGCTCGTTCCTAACGCTGCTCGGCATCGTCATCGGTGTCGCCGCCGTCATCGCCATGCTCACCATCGGCTCGGGCACCACCGAAAAGGTCAAGGCCGATATCTCCAAGCTGGGCAGCAATTTGCTCGTTGTCCGTCCCGGCCGCCCAGCCGGGCCCGGCGGACCGGGAGGGCTCGACCAGGCCACACGTCCGCTCGGCAGCAAGGAACTTGCCGCGCTTGTCGCACACCTGAGCGGCGCCCGCGCCATCTCGCCCGCATCGCAAAAGCAGGTCCGCGTCATCTTCGGCACCGAGAGCCTGACGTCGGGTGTCACCGGCACCGACAGCGCCTATCTCGATGCGCGCGACTGGAAGCTGGTTTCGGGCCGCCCATTCAGCGATTCGGAAATCCGCTCGGGTACCGGCGTCTGCCTGATCGGCGAAACCGTGCGCCAGCAGTTCTTCGGCGCCGGCGACCCCGAAGGCGAGATCATTCGCGTCAACCGCACCTCGTGCAAGATCATCGGCCTGCTCGAGCCGAAGGGCTATACCGGCTTCGGCCAGGACCAGGACAATGTCGTGCTGATGCCGCTCGCCGCCTACCAGCGCCGCATCGCCGGCAACCGCGACATCGACTCGATCTACGTCGCCGCCGACGACCGGACGTCGACCACCGAGCTGCTGCCACGCGTCGAGGACATCTTGCGCGACACACGCCGCATCACGCCCGACCGCGAGGACGATTTCTCGATCCGCGACATGACCCAGATCGCCGACGCCATGGCCAGCGCCACCACGACGATGACCGGCATGCTGGGCGCGGTCGCCGGCGTCAGTCTGCTCGTCGGCGGCATCGGTATCATGAACATCATGCTGGTGTCGGTCACCGAGCGCACCCGCGAGATCGGCATCCGGCTGGCCATCGGCGCGCATGAAAGGCACATTCTCATCCAGTTCCTGGTCGAGGCGACCGTGCTGTCGCTGCTCGGCGGCATTATCGGCATCCTGATCGGCCTGGCACTGGCCGGCCTCGCCTCGCTGACGCTGGCCATCCCGTTCGCACCAAGCCCGGCGGTGATCCTGCTCGCTGTCGGCTTCTCGGCGCTGATCGGCATGGTGTTCGGTTTCTTCCCGGCGCTGCGCGGCGCGCGGCTCGATCCGATCGACGCGCTCAGGCATGAATAG
- a CDS encoding ABC transporter ATP-binding protein, translating into MSGSLLITFDKVWKSYGQGEATVHALAGVDLAIRRGEFVAIMGPSGSGKSTAMNIIGCLDTPTAGTYSFMGIDAGRLDRNRRALLRNRYVGFVFQGYNLLPRTTAVENVELPLIYRGVAARERHDLAMKALAEVGLVGREHHTPAELSGGQQQRVAIARAIVTRPTLLVADEPTGNLDTARTHEIMELLTRLNTELGLTIAMVTHEADVAGYAERTIRFLDGHVASDAMNLEVV; encoded by the coding sequence ATGTCAGGCTCGCTGCTCATCACGTTCGACAAGGTCTGGAAAAGCTATGGCCAGGGCGAAGCCACGGTCCATGCGCTGGCTGGCGTCGACCTTGCTATCCGCCGCGGCGAATTCGTCGCCATCATGGGCCCGTCCGGTTCGGGCAAGTCGACGGCAATGAACATCATCGGCTGCCTCGACACGCCGACGGCAGGAACCTACAGCTTCATGGGCATCGATGCTGGCCGTCTCGACCGCAACCGCCGCGCCTTGCTGCGCAATCGCTATGTCGGCTTCGTCTTCCAGGGCTACAATCTCCTGCCGCGCACCACCGCGGTGGAGAATGTCGAACTGCCGCTGATCTATCGCGGCGTCGCCGCCCGCGAGCGTCACGATCTCGCCATGAAGGCGCTGGCCGAGGTCGGCCTTGTCGGCCGCGAGCACCACACGCCAGCCGAGCTCTCCGGCGGCCAACAGCAGCGCGTGGCGATCGCACGCGCCATCGTCACCAGGCCAACCCTGCTCGTCGCCGACGAACCGACCGGCAACCTCGACACCGCACGCACGCATGAGATCATGGAACTCCTGACGCGGCTGAACACCGAGCTTGGCCTGACCATCGCCATGGTCACCCACGAGGCCGACGTCGCCGGCTACGCCGAGCGCACAATTCGCTTCCTCGACGGCCACGTCGCCTCCGACGCCATGAACCTTGAGGTGGTGTAA
- a CDS encoding efflux RND transporter periplasmic adaptor subunit, producing the protein MDQIVNLPKTESTSDIETALGLDHLGLKKKRRRGWLYGLLVLVVIAASLAGYQWYAGSPAKIDYTTVPAAVADLTVEVSATGTLQPLTQVDISSELSGVVRSVAVNENQQVKKGDVLAALDTAKLEVQIERAEASAKAAAANVEDATVTLTENERALVRAAALTKRGMATDQSLEAATATRDRSKAALDSAKANLAIANADLKAQQTDFAKSTIYAPIDGIVLTRSVDPGQTVASSLQAPVLFVIAADLRNMELKAAVDEADIGAVKPGQHARFTVDAFPERPFDAEIRDISYASVTTDGVVTYDARFEVDNNELLLRPGMTATVSVVTRQAKGVLTVPAIAFRYRPAQTAARAWSLSDLFTGRMGRPGGNRQRQPTAQPTDGSRTLYVLENGRPRPVSVKIGSTDGELTEITSGLAEGAQVITAAQQRS; encoded by the coding sequence GTGGACCAGATTGTCAATCTGCCAAAGACGGAATCCACTTCCGACATAGAGACGGCACTCGGACTTGACCATCTTGGTCTGAAGAAGAAGCGCCGTCGCGGCTGGCTTTATGGCCTGCTTGTGCTGGTGGTCATCGCCGCAAGCCTCGCCGGCTACCAGTGGTATGCCGGGTCTCCAGCCAAGATCGACTATACCACGGTGCCGGCCGCAGTCGCCGACCTCACCGTCGAGGTATCGGCCACCGGCACGCTGCAGCCGCTCACCCAAGTCGACATTTCGAGCGAACTGTCCGGCGTCGTTCGCTCGGTCGCGGTCAACGAGAACCAGCAGGTGAAGAAGGGCGATGTGCTGGCGGCGCTCGACACCGCCAAGCTGGAGGTGCAGATCGAGCGCGCCGAGGCTTCCGCCAAGGCGGCGGCCGCCAATGTCGAGGACGCCACCGTAACCCTCACCGAAAACGAAAGGGCGCTTGTGCGCGCGGCGGCGCTCACCAAACGCGGCATGGCGACGGACCAGTCGCTTGAAGCGGCGACAGCGACGCGCGACCGCTCCAAGGCAGCACTCGACAGCGCCAAAGCCAATCTTGCCATCGCCAATGCCGATCTCAAGGCGCAGCAGACGGACTTCGCCAAGAGCACCATCTATGCGCCCATCGACGGCATTGTTCTGACGCGCTCGGTCGATCCCGGCCAGACGGTTGCCTCCTCGCTGCAGGCGCCAGTGCTGTTCGTCATTGCCGCCGACCTCAGAAACATGGAGTTGAAGGCAGCGGTCGACGAGGCCGACATCGGCGCGGTCAAGCCCGGCCAGCATGCGCGCTTTACTGTCGACGCCTTTCCGGAACGGCCGTTCGATGCCGAGATCCGCGACATCTCCTATGCTTCGGTCACCACCGACGGCGTCGTCACCTACGACGCGCGGTTCGAGGTCGACAACAACGAGCTTCTGTTACGGCCTGGGATGACTGCCACCGTTTCGGTCGTCACCAGGCAGGCCAAGGGCGTGCTCACCGTGCCGGCCATCGCTTTTCGCTATCGGCCGGCGCAAACAGCCGCCCGCGCGTGGAGCCTGAGCGACCTGTTCACGGGCCGTATGGGCCGTCCAGGCGGCAACCGCCAGCGCCAGCCGACGGCGCAGCCTACCGACGGCTCGCGCACGCTCTACGTGCTGGAGAATGGCCGGCCCCGGCCGGTCAGCGTCAAGATCGGCTCCACCGACGGCGAACTGACCGAGATCACCTCCGGTCTCGCAGAAGGCGCGCAAGTCATCACCGCAGCGCAGCAGCGGAGCTGA
- a CDS encoding PhzF family phenazine biosynthesis protein, whose product MLTRNYLLYDVFTTERLAGNPLAVVLDSKGLDTAAMQATAREFNLSETVFVLPPDNPKHRARIRIFTPDYEMPFAGHPTVGSAIALAEMAGDGDTAGIFVLEENIGPVRCAVSKHDGATFAEFDLAKLPEPLELVADPEAIGAALGLGPHEVGFENHRVSFWSAGVPYVTIPVAGLEAAARIRLDNQAWSELAPRKSEWALASPYVYCRETVNYDSAFHVRMIVPGNPSYEDPATGSAAAAFAGAIMHYDGPREGVSQLWIEQGLEMGRPSRIRLELNVEGGKLAAARIGGHAVKVAEGKLFV is encoded by the coding sequence ATGCTGACCCGGAATTACTTACTTTACGACGTGTTCACCACCGAGCGGCTGGCCGGCAATCCGCTGGCCGTCGTGCTTGACAGCAAGGGGCTGGACACGGCCGCGATGCAGGCCACCGCTCGCGAGTTCAACCTGTCGGAAACCGTTTTCGTGCTGCCGCCTGACAATCCCAAGCATCGCGCCCGCATCCGCATCTTCACGCCCGATTATGAGATGCCGTTCGCTGGCCATCCGACTGTCGGTTCCGCGATCGCGCTTGCCGAAATGGCTGGCGATGGCGACACCGCCGGCATCTTCGTCCTGGAGGAGAATATCGGCCCGGTGCGCTGCGCCGTCAGCAAGCACGATGGCGCCACCTTTGCCGAGTTCGACCTGGCCAAACTGCCGGAGCCACTGGAACTTGTCGCTGACCCGGAGGCGATCGGCGCGGCACTTGGGCTGGGGCCGCACGAAGTCGGCTTCGAAAACCACCGCGTCTCGTTCTGGTCGGCCGGCGTGCCTTATGTGACCATCCCCGTCGCTGGCCTTGAGGCGGCGGCGCGGATAAGGCTGGACAACCAGGCGTGGTCGGAACTGGCACCCCGCAAGAGCGAATGGGCCCTTGCCAGCCCGTATGTCTATTGCCGCGAGACGGTGAACTACGACAGCGCCTTCCATGTCCGCATGATCGTGCCGGGCAATCCTTCCTATGAAGATCCGGCGACCGGTTCGGCGGCCGCGGCCTTCGCCGGCGCGATCATGCACTACGATGGCCCGAGGGAGGGTGTTTCCCAACTCTGGATCGAGCAAGGCTTGGAGATGGGCCGGCCTTCGCGCATTCGCCTCGAACTGAATGTCGAAGGCGGCAAACTGGCCGCCGCCCGCATCGGGGGCCATGCGGTAAAAGTGGCGGAAGGCAAGCTGTTTGTCTGA
- the cobT gene encoding nicotinate-nucleotide--dimethylbenzimidazole phosphoribosyltransferase, translating into MPFKSLDELRAACLDLPAGSDAAANAVARRQDTLTKPQGSLGRLETIVAWLARWQGRDMPKLDRVKVFVFAGNHGVTAQGVSAFPSEVTVQMVANFAGGGAAINQLARIAGAELDVIPLDLDRPTGDFTQVPAMDDEVFLAAVTAGYGAVTKDLDLVCFGEMGIGNTTPAAAISAALFGGGAEKWTGRGTGVDDAGLVRKITAIEAGLQRHAEGFADPLKIAAAIGGRELAAIFGATLAARHHGVPVLLDGFVCTAAAAPLARLHPAGLAHTLAAHVSAESGHRRLLEALGLPPLLDLGMRLGEGSGACLAVNIVRSALECHARMASFAEAGVSEK; encoded by the coding sequence ATGCCTTTCAAATCGCTTGATGAATTGCGCGCGGCCTGCCTCGACCTGCCTGCCGGCAGCGACGCCGCGGCAAATGCAGTCGCCCGCCGCCAGGACACGCTGACCAAGCCGCAAGGCAGCCTCGGCCGGCTGGAAACCATCGTGGCATGGCTTGCTCGCTGGCAGGGCCGCGACATGCCGAAGCTCGACCGCGTCAAAGTCTTCGTCTTTGCCGGCAACCACGGCGTCACCGCACAGGGCGTGTCGGCCTTCCCGTCGGAGGTCACCGTGCAGATGGTGGCGAATTTCGCCGGCGGCGGCGCCGCCATCAACCAGTTGGCCCGCATCGCCGGCGCCGAACTCGACGTCATTCCGCTCGACCTCGACCGTCCGACCGGCGATTTCACGCAAGTGCCGGCAATGGACGACGAGGTCTTCCTCGCCGCGGTTACGGCCGGCTACGGCGCAGTGACGAAAGACCTCGACCTCGTCTGTTTCGGCGAGATGGGCATCGGCAACACTACACCGGCGGCGGCCATTTCAGCCGCCCTGTTCGGTGGTGGTGCGGAAAAATGGACCGGGCGCGGCACCGGCGTCGACGATGCCGGCCTGGTGCGCAAGATCACCGCCATCGAGGCCGGCCTCCAGCGCCATGCCGAGGGCTTTGCCGACCCGCTGAAGATCGCAGCAGCCATTGGCGGGCGCGAACTCGCCGCCATTTTCGGTGCGACGCTGGCCGCGCGCCATCACGGCGTGCCAGTGCTGCTCGACGGCTTCGTCTGCACCGCCGCCGCCGCACCCTTGGCAAGATTGCACCCCGCCGGCCTCGCCCACACGCTTGCCGCCCATGTCTCTGCCGAATCCGGCCATCGCCGCCTGCTCGAAGCGCTCGGCCTGCCGCCGCTGCTCGATCTCGGCATGCGGCTCGGCGAAGGCTCAGGCGCCTGCCTCGCCGTCAACATCGTCCGTTCGGCGCTCGAATGTCATGCCCGTATGGCAAGTTTTGCAGAGGCTGGTGTTTCGGAGAAGTAA
- a CDS encoding adenosylcobinamide-GDP ribazoletransferase: MTASPRQALDDIALCFVFFTRLPLPVVDFRDRSLAAAIWAAPVSGLAVALFGALVYAIGTWLGLAVGPAAALTLAATLLATGCMHEDGLSDVADGFGGGKTREKKLEIMRDSRIGAYGACALALSLLIRWSVLSEFAGPAHVFWALIAAHAASRGLFGAFMHLLPAARSDGLSADAGPVSAETAIAGAVLGAVALLTLGFGGAVAALILLGLLFAAFRMLCLSQIGGQTGDTVGALQQFGEIAILLVASVCLP, encoded by the coding sequence ATGACCGCCTCGCCCCGCCAAGCGCTCGATGACATCGCGCTCTGCTTCGTCTTCTTCACCCGGCTGCCGCTGCCGGTCGTCGATTTCCGGGACCGCAGCCTTGCTGCCGCGATCTGGGCAGCGCCGGTCTCCGGCCTCGCCGTCGCTCTGTTTGGCGCCTTGGTTTACGCGATCGGGACCTGGCTCGGCCTTGCCGTCGGTCCGGCAGCAGCACTGACCCTGGCCGCAACCTTGCTCGCCACCGGCTGCATGCATGAGGACGGACTTTCGGATGTCGCCGACGGTTTTGGCGGCGGCAAGACACGCGAGAAAAAACTGGAGATCATGCGCGACAGCCGCATCGGCGCCTACGGCGCCTGCGCGCTCGCTCTGTCGCTGCTGATCCGCTGGAGCGTGCTTTCGGAATTCGCCGGCCCGGCCCACGTGTTCTGGGCTCTCATTGCCGCGCATGCCGCTTCGCGCGGCTTGTTCGGCGCTTTCATGCATCTGTTGCCGGCGGCGCGCAGCGACGGCCTCTCGGCCGATGCAGGCCCCGTGTCGGCCGAAACCGCCATTGCCGGTGCCGTGCTCGGCGCCGTCGCGCTGCTGACGCTAGGGTTCGGTGGCGCGGTCGCCGCGCTCATCCTGCTCGGCCTGTTGTTTGCCGCCTTCCGTATGCTGTGCCTCAGCCAGATCGGCGGCCAAACCGGCGACACGGTCGGCGCGCTGCAGCAGTTTGGCGAAATCGCAATCCTGCTCGTCGCTTCCGTTTGCCTTCCCTGA
- a CDS encoding cobyrinate a,c-diamide synthase — MTRAIIIGAPRSGSGKTSVTIGILRALARRGLKVRGAKSGPDYIDPGFHTAATGLSGVNLDSWAMPPALLNALAGDATEDADFIFLESAMGLFDGIPAARGRTGAAADLARLYGLPVLLVLDVSGQSTTAAAIAKGFATYDPDVRMAGVVLNRLGSERHRRLCSDAIEALGLPVVGAILRDPKLNLPERHLGLVQAGEYENLMAHLDRLADMAERSLDLDAIMALAAPLAPAPGSFGDALPPPGQRIALAEDAAFTFLYPHVATHWRKAGAEIVPFSPLADEAPAGNCDVCWLPGGYPELHAGRLAAAANFSAGIEAFSATRPVHGECGGFMVLGEALEDASGETHRMLGLLGHSTSFAKRKMNLGYREARLRADCPLGADGTLIRGHEFHYAQMIATGNDEPLADLADGQGNQLGASGYRRGHVSGTFFHAIARGE, encoded by the coding sequence ATGACCCGCGCGATCATCATCGGCGCGCCGCGCTCGGGCTCGGGCAAGACCAGCGTCACAATCGGTATCCTGCGCGCGCTCGCCAGGCGCGGCCTGAAAGTGCGCGGCGCCAAGTCGGGCCCCGACTATATCGATCCCGGCTTCCACACCGCCGCGACAGGCCTTTCCGGTGTCAATCTCGACAGCTGGGCGATGCCACCTGCGCTGCTCAACGCGCTGGCAGGCGACGCAACTGAAGACGCCGATTTCATCTTCCTCGAAAGCGCGATGGGCTTGTTCGACGGGATTCCCGCTGCTCGGGGCCGCACCGGCGCGGCTGCAGATCTTGCCCGGCTTTACGGGCTGCCGGTGCTGCTGGTGCTCGACGTTTCCGGACAGTCGACCACGGCGGCGGCCATCGCGAAGGGTTTTGCTACATATGACCCCGATGTGCGCATGGCCGGTGTGGTGCTCAACCGGCTGGGCAGTGAACGCCACCGGCGGCTGTGCAGCGATGCCATTGAGGCGCTCGGGTTGCCTGTCGTTGGCGCGATATTGCGCGACCCGAAGCTCAACCTGCCGGAGCGGCATCTTGGCCTCGTCCAGGCCGGCGAATATGAGAATTTGATGGCCCACCTCGACCGGCTGGCCGACATGGCCGAAAGATCGCTCGACCTCGACGCCATCATGGCGCTGGCGGCGCCATTGGCGCCCGCTCCCGGCAGTTTCGGCGATGCGCTGCCGCCGCCGGGCCAGCGCATCGCGCTGGCCGAGGACGCTGCCTTCACCTTCCTCTATCCGCATGTCGCCACACATTGGCGCAAGGCCGGGGCGGAAATCGTCCCCTTCTCGCCACTCGCCGACGAAGCGCCGGCCGGCAATTGCGACGTCTGCTGGCTGCCCGGCGGCTATCCCGAGCTTCACGCCGGCCGACTTGCAGCGGCTGCAAATTTCAGCGCCGGCATTGAGGCGTTTTCGGCAACACGGCCGGTGCATGGCGAGTGCGGCGGCTTCATGGTTCTGGGCGAGGCGCTGGAGGACGCATCGGGCGAGACGCACAGGATGCTCGGCCTGCTTGGTCACTCGACCAGTTTTGCCAAACGGAAGATGAACCTCGGCTATCGCGAGGCGCGACTGCGTGCCGATTGCCCCCTCGGAGCCGACGGCACGCTGATCCGCGGCCACGAATTCCACTATGCGCAGATGATTGCCACCGGCAACGACGAACCCCTAGCCGACCTCGCTGACGGCCAAGGCAATCAGCTCGGTGCCTCCGGTTATCGCCGCGGCCATGTCAGCGGCACATTCTTCCATGCCATTGCGAGGGGCGAATGA